One stretch of Thermanaerosceptrum fracticalcis DNA includes these proteins:
- a CDS encoding (2Fe-2S)-binding protein gives MRVYEHPILDFTREKKIKFTYNGRELEGFEGETVAAALHANGIRTMRESIHLHRPRGLFCNIGNCSSCLMIVDGKPNVRVCVEKLREGMNVMTQKGKGELK, from the coding sequence ATGCGCGTATACGAACATCCCATCTTAGATTTTACAAGGGAAAAGAAGATTAAGTTTACCTATAACGGCCGGGAATTAGAAGGCTTTGAAGGCGAGACCGTTGCCGCAGCACTCCACGCTAACGGGATACGAACCATGCGGGAAAGTATTCACCTGCACCGCCCCCGGGGCTTGTTCTGCAATATTGGCAATTGTTCATCCTGTTTAATGATTGTGGATGGCAAACCTAATGTGCGGGTATGTGTGGAAAAATTACGGGAAGGTATGAATGTTATGACCCAGAAAGGGAAGGGTGAGTTGAAGTGA
- a CDS encoding NAD(P)/FAD-dependent oxidoreductase: MIACEICVIGGGPAGLMAALHAASLGASVVIIDRNDYLGGQLIKQTHRFFGSKEQRASERGVNISRELSFAVEEEENIKVLTAATALGYYKDGVVTVEKDERFLKIKPQKIIVATGGAEKTLPFPNNDLPGVYGAGAVQTLVNVYGVKPGQRVLMVGAGNIGVIVSYQLLQAGVEVAGIVEAAPRIGAYWVHAAKVVRAGVPIYTRHTIKGAWGEKEVEGATTVELDDQWRPIPGTEKDFDVDVICLSVGLSPLTEILWQAGCAMKYVPELSGYVPLRNVDMETSVPGIYIAGDAGGIEEASAAMMEGALAGLSAARALGYSASDFNSRRANILRELENLRSGPVGEKIRKGLKKVTLIERQEFRVLPLSSNF; the protein is encoded by the coding sequence GTGATAGCGTGTGAAATTTGTGTTATTGGCGGAGGTCCGGCGGGCCTGATGGCAGCCCTTCATGCCGCTTCCTTGGGGGCTTCCGTTGTCATTATTGACAGGAATGATTACCTGGGGGGGCAGCTAATCAAGCAAACCCATCGTTTCTTTGGTTCCAAAGAACAGCGGGCTTCAGAACGGGGTGTCAATATTTCACGGGAACTTTCTTTTGCTGTGGAAGAGGAAGAAAACATTAAAGTTCTGACTGCCGCAACAGCCCTGGGCTACTATAAAGACGGCGTAGTGACTGTAGAGAAAGATGAAAGGTTCCTGAAAATCAAGCCCCAAAAAATCATTGTAGCCACCGGAGGAGCTGAAAAGACCCTGCCGTTTCCCAACAATGATTTACCTGGCGTTTATGGGGCCGGAGCCGTACAAACCCTCGTCAACGTCTATGGGGTCAAACCTGGGCAGCGGGTTTTAATGGTGGGAGCAGGTAATATTGGAGTTATAGTAAGTTATCAGCTCCTGCAGGCCGGGGTGGAGGTAGCCGGGATAGTAGAGGCGGCCCCACGGATTGGGGCCTACTGGGTTCATGCGGCCAAGGTAGTACGGGCTGGCGTACCCATCTATACCAGGCACACGATTAAGGGGGCCTGGGGGGAAAAGGAAGTAGAAGGTGCCACGACCGTGGAGTTGGATGATCAATGGCGGCCCATACCGGGGACAGAAAAAGATTTTGACGTGGATGTTATCTGCCTGTCTGTAGGACTAAGCCCCCTTACGGAAATTCTCTGGCAGGCGGGTTGTGCTATGAAATATGTTCCCGAATTAAGCGGTTATGTTCCCTTAAGAAACGTGGACATGGAGACCTCGGTACCGGGTATTTATATTGCCGGTGACGCAGGCGGTATAGAGGAAGCATCGGCAGCCATGATGGAAGGTGCCCTGGCGGGGCTAAGTGCCGCCAGAGCCCTGGGATATTCAGCATCGGACTTTAACAGCCGCCGGGCCAATATTTTAAGGGAATTGGAGAACTTACGCTCAGGACCGGTGGGAGAGAAAATCAGAAAAGGACTGAAAAAAGTGACCCTAATCGAGAGGCAAGAATTTAGAGTTTTACCTCTAAGCTCTAATTTCTAA
- a CDS encoding 4Fe-4S binding protein: protein MLAENGVPTIEDLAQVLPAPERLARGPVAIAECFQEIPCDPCYHSCLRRAIAPFADINERPRIDHEKCNGCGLCVNRCPGLAIFVVDQTYSDSEALVKLPYEFLPLPKPGDIVSAINRSGAAVGEARVVKVQSGKQMDGTNIVWLAVPQDLSMEVRHFKMEEVR from the coding sequence GTGTTAGCAGAAAACGGTGTTCCCACCATAGAAGACCTGGCCCAGGTTTTACCCGCTCCGGAGAGGTTAGCCCGGGGGCCTGTAGCCATTGCCGAATGTTTTCAGGAAATACCTTGTGATCCCTGTTATCACAGCTGCCTGCGGCGGGCCATCGCTCCTTTTGCCGATATTAATGAAAGACCGCGGATTGACCATGAAAAATGTAACGGCTGCGGTTTATGCGTTAACCGCTGTCCGGGGTTGGCTATCTTCGTAGTTGACCAGACTTACAGTGATAGTGAGGCCCTGGTAAAACTGCCTTATGAATTTTTGCCTTTACCGAAACCGGGAGATATCGTTAGCGCTATTAACCGTTCAGGGGCGGCAGTGGGCGAAGCCCGCGTGGTGAAGGTCCAGTCCGGGAAGCAAATGGATGGTACAAATATCGTCTGGTTGGCCGTACCCCAAGATCTTTCTATGGAAGTGCGTCATTTTAAAATGGAGGAGGTACGGTAA
- a CDS encoding (2Fe-2S)-binding protein produces MAGKEYAKEEEFTIICRCEDVILEEIHSFISRGITDMEQLKRLLRVGMGPCQGRTCSALLAGEIARTTGKYVGDIKFTTFRPLAAPIKLGILARGESHD; encoded by the coding sequence ATGGCGGGAAAAGAATATGCAAAGGAAGAAGAATTTACCATAATCTGCCGTTGTGAGGATGTGATCCTGGAGGAAATCCATTCCTTTATCAGCCGGGGCATAACGGACATGGAACAGCTAAAACGTCTTCTGCGGGTTGGCATGGGACCCTGCCAGGGCCGTACCTGTTCTGCTTTGCTTGCTGGGGAAATTGCCAGGACTACGGGCAAATACGTTGGCGACATAAAATTTACCACTTTCCGTCCCCTTGCTGCACCCATCAAACTAGGCATACTGGCAAGGGGGGAGAGCCATGACTAA
- a CDS encoding NAD(P)/FAD-dependent oxidoreductase: MTKTADAVVIGGGIVGCATAYNLAKLGCKKVVLVEEKYLTSGATGRCGAGVRMQWGTEPNCILARDSIKMLENLEEELEYPGSIEFKQSGYLLLAYTEKMVEQFHMNIGLQHRLGIPSCWVTPEEVKEIVPHLNTQGLHGATYCPKDGHCNPFKTTDAYAQAAKRLGVEILTYTKVTDLPRNSDKIKGIETTAGIIETPLVIACAGAYTRQLARLVGVDLPIYPERHQILVTEPVEPLLGPMVMSFYHGTYCQQVPHGGFLMGLGDPHEVKDFNEDSTWQFLHETAAKITFMLPVLKEVRVVRQWSGLYDLTPDKTQILGAIPEVPGFFVAAGFSGHGFMMAPVVGKLMAEVMLGLEPQYPIEMYGVKRFAEGSLYVEPSVV, encoded by the coding sequence ATGACTAAAACGGCAGATGCGGTAGTCATCGGTGGAGGAATTGTAGGCTGTGCTACTGCCTATAACCTGGCCAAATTAGGCTGTAAAAAAGTAGTATTGGTTGAGGAAAAATACCTGACCAGCGGGGCTACCGGCCGCTGTGGTGCGGGAGTTCGCATGCAGTGGGGTACTGAACCTAACTGTATTCTTGCCCGGGACAGCATCAAAATGCTGGAAAACCTGGAAGAAGAACTGGAATATCCGGGCAGTATCGAATTTAAGCAGAGTGGTTACCTGCTCCTGGCCTATACGGAAAAAATGGTGGAGCAGTTTCATATGAATATTGGGCTCCAGCATAGGCTGGGTATTCCCTCGTGCTGGGTGACTCCTGAAGAAGTCAAAGAGATTGTACCGCATTTAAATACCCAGGGCTTACATGGAGCTACCTATTGTCCCAAAGATGGGCACTGTAATCCTTTCAAAACTACGGATGCCTATGCCCAGGCCGCCAAACGACTGGGTGTCGAAATTCTGACATATACCAAAGTCACTGACCTGCCCCGGAACAGCGACAAGATCAAAGGGATAGAAACTACGGCCGGTATTATTGAAACACCTCTGGTTATCGCCTGTGCCGGTGCTTATACCCGGCAGTTGGCCCGGCTGGTAGGCGTAGATTTGCCTATCTATCCGGAACGGCACCAGATTCTGGTGACTGAACCTGTAGAACCCCTGCTGGGACCTATGGTCATGTCCTTTTACCATGGCACCTACTGCCAGCAGGTACCTCACGGAGGTTTTCTTATGGGTTTGGGTGATCCCCATGAGGTTAAAGATTTTAACGAGGATTCTACCTGGCAGTTCCTCCATGAAACGGCGGCCAAAATTACCTTTATGCTGCCTGTTCTTAAAGAAGTAAGGGTGGTGCGCCAGTGGAGCGGTCTTTATGATTTAACCCCGGATAAAACCCAAATCTTGGGGGCTATTCCCGAAGTGCCTGGTTTCTTTGTGGCAGCCGGTTTCTCCGGGCACGGTTTTATGATGGCCCCTGTGGTGGGCAAATTGATGGCTGAGGTTATGCTGGGCCTGGAACCTCAATATCCTATTGAAATGTACGGGGTCAAACGTTTCGCCGAGGGCAGTTTGTATGTGGAACCCAGCGTAGTATAG
- a CDS encoding 4Fe-4S binding protein, whose product MKRLAKKVELCTACQICEDLCSKTYFKEENREKSSIRIETGEKGASSINACTQCGVCMEVCPALAIYQDKNGVIRIKKDLCVGCFVCVGFCPVGAMFQHHEYLEPFKCVACGICSKQCPTGAIFIEEVI is encoded by the coding sequence TTGAAAAGATTGGCCAAAAAAGTAGAGTTGTGTACTGCATGTCAGATCTGTGAGGATCTGTGTTCCAAGACTTATTTTAAAGAGGAAAACAGGGAAAAATCATCCATCAGAATTGAGACTGGAGAGAAGGGGGCTTCGAGCATTAATGCCTGTACCCAGTGCGGTGTCTGTATGGAGGTTTGCCCGGCTTTAGCTATCTATCAAGACAAGAACGGTGTAATCAGAATAAAGAAAGACCTCTGTGTAGGCTGCTTTGTCTGTGTAGGATTCTGCCCCGTGGGAGCCATGTTCCAACATCACGAATACCTGGAGCCTTTCAAGTGTGTGGCTTGCGGGATTTGTTCCAAGCAGTGTCCTACGGGAGCCATTTTTATTGAAGAAGTAATCTAA
- a CDS encoding aldehyde ferredoxin oxidoreductase family protein codes for MSVEKLKEAHRLLAQFKYTPGTVEKGYANRTLYVNLSENKVAEKFVIQEMKEKFIGGRGFGLKLLWDGITENTKWDDPENEIIIAPGPIAGITQYPGAGKSYVVSLSPLTHTVIDSNVGGYFGPLLKFSGFDALEIQGKAENDVIVFIDGVNGTVTIEEAPLEDVNSHILVEQLTEMYAANEEDKVNVSVVSTGAAAEHTLIGMLNFSFYDKRRKAVRIKQAGRGGIGTVFRNKKIKALVVRGPRIKGDLNHPADKTLLDKAGIKLHKEIATLDNSQNKMRIGGTTYLTKIMNDYDILPVNNFKFGSHPAAKNITSDAFIKYFNLTGHDGCWYGCTLSCAKAINAFELKTGPYKGQKVLVDGPEYETVAGVGSVCGIFDPEYIIENNFYCDTYGIDTISFGTIMAFLMECYENGIINKEITGGLELNFGNAEAAMEVLHQMARGEGFGKIAGLGVRRLKKLFVEEYGADPAFLQDIGMEVKGLEYSIYLPKESLAQQGGYGLTNKGPQHDEAWLIFMDMVNNQIPTFEDKAEALHYFPMFRTWFSLNGLCKLPWNDIVPADNRTTAEPAKIPEHVQNYVDLFNGVTGMNITKEDLITQSERVYNFQRVFNLRMGFGTRKHDQIPYRSMGPVTVEEYEARPERYDRQLKEKVGFDPEGKTTEEKMAALRKYREDQYQKLCDAVYKRRGWTENAVPTLSTLQRLGMDFPEVLEVVKRYL; via the coding sequence ATGAGTGTAGAGAAGTTGAAAGAAGCCCATAGGCTGTTAGCCCAGTTTAAATACACACCGGGTACGGTGGAAAAAGGCTATGCCAACAGAACCTTGTATGTCAATCTTTCGGAGAATAAAGTGGCTGAAAAGTTCGTTATCCAGGAGATGAAGGAAAAATTCATCGGCGGCAGGGGCTTTGGGCTCAAGTTGTTATGGGATGGTATTACGGAAAATACCAAATGGGATGATCCCGAGAATGAAATCATCATCGCTCCAGGACCCATCGCAGGTATTACTCAGTACCCCGGTGCCGGTAAGTCATATGTGGTGAGTTTGTCACCCCTTACCCATACTGTCATTGACAGCAACGTGGGCGGTTATTTCGGTCCTCTTCTCAAGTTTTCCGGCTTTGATGCCCTGGAAATCCAGGGTAAAGCTGAGAACGACGTTATTGTCTTTATAGATGGCGTCAATGGAACGGTCACCATTGAAGAAGCACCCCTGGAAGATGTTAACAGTCATATCCTGGTGGAACAGCTTACGGAAATGTATGCCGCTAACGAAGAGGACAAAGTAAATGTTTCTGTGGTTTCTACAGGGGCGGCGGCGGAGCATACCCTCATCGGCATGCTTAATTTCTCTTTTTACGACAAAAGAAGGAAGGCTGTACGAATTAAACAGGCGGGAAGGGGTGGTATTGGCACGGTCTTCAGAAATAAGAAAATTAAAGCCTTGGTGGTCAGAGGCCCCAGGATTAAAGGCGACTTAAATCACCCCGCTGATAAGACCCTCCTGGATAAGGCAGGGATTAAACTTCATAAGGAGATTGCTACCCTGGACAATTCCCAGAACAAGATGCGTATCGGCGGTACCACCTATCTTACCAAGATCATGAACGATTATGATATTCTGCCTGTCAATAACTTTAAGTTTGGCTCCCACCCCGCTGCTAAAAATATTACTTCGGACGCCTTTATCAAATACTTTAACCTGACGGGTCATGACGGCTGCTGGTACGGGTGTACCCTGTCCTGTGCCAAGGCCATCAATGCTTTCGAATTAAAGACCGGTCCTTATAAAGGGCAGAAGGTCCTGGTGGACGGACCGGAGTACGAAACTGTAGCCGGCGTGGGGTCTGTTTGTGGTATCTTTGACCCGGAATATATCATTGAAAACAACTTCTACTGTGACACCTACGGTATTGATACTATATCTTTTGGCACCATTATGGCTTTTCTCATGGAGTGTTACGAAAACGGCATTATCAACAAGGAAATCACCGGAGGCCTGGAACTCAATTTCGGCAATGCAGAAGCTGCTATGGAAGTCCTGCATCAGATGGCCCGCGGTGAAGGATTCGGCAAGATTGCCGGCCTGGGTGTGCGCCGTCTGAAGAAGCTCTTCGTAGAGGAGTACGGCGCAGATCCTGCTTTCTTACAGGACATCGGCATGGAAGTTAAAGGCCTGGAGTATTCTATCTATCTTCCTAAGGAATCCCTGGCCCAGCAGGGCGGCTATGGGTTAACAAACAAAGGGCCCCAGCATGATGAAGCCTGGCTGATCTTTATGGATATGGTTAATAACCAGATTCCCACTTTTGAAGATAAAGCGGAAGCCCTCCACTACTTCCCCATGTTCCGGACCTGGTTCAGTCTCAACGGGCTCTGTAAGCTGCCCTGGAATGATATTGTACCTGCGGACAACCGCACCACGGCAGAACCTGCCAAAATACCCGAACATGTCCAGAACTATGTAGACCTCTTTAACGGCGTTACCGGCATGAATATTACGAAAGAAGACCTTATTACCCAGTCTGAGCGGGTATATAACTTCCAGAGGGTCTTCAACCTGAGAATGGGCTTTGGTACCCGGAAACATGACCAGATACCCTACCGCTCTATGGGGCCGGTGACCGTGGAGGAATATGAAGCCAGACCGGAAAGGTATGACAGGCAGTTAAAAGAAAAGGTGGGTTTTGATCCTGAGGGTAAGACTACGGAAGAGAAAATGGCTGCCTTAAGAAAATACCGGGAAGACCAGTATCAAAAACTGTGTGATGCTGTGTATAAGAGAAGGGGGTGGACGGAAAATGCTGTTCCGACACTATCGACCCTGCAGAGGCTGGGTATGGATTTCCCGGAGGTATTGGAGGTTGTGAAGAGATATCTATAA
- the thiS gene encoding sulfur carrier protein ThiS, producing the protein MIKVNGEESPWEEGLTVKKLLEKKGYTFPTIVVLINGLSIPENEYVSTIIPDGADVKAIHLIAGG; encoded by the coding sequence ATGATCAAGGTCAACGGGGAAGAATCTCCCTGGGAGGAGGGCCTCACAGTCAAAAAGCTGCTGGAGAAGAAAGGTTATACTTTTCCCACCATTGTTGTACTCATTAACGGCTTATCTATTCCTGAAAATGAATACGTCAGTACCATCATTCCGGATGGTGCTGACGTAAAAGCCATTCATTTGATAGCTGGGGGTTAG
- a CDS encoding class II glutamine amidotransferase, translating into MLREGVVRIPSGCAISGMMNKKGKCFSGEDIIKSIAIMHDRSNGLGGGFAGYGIYPDFKDDYAFHFFFDDDTVKETVETLLNKQFTIIFDEPIPTRKIKAIKDAPVIWRYFVQPKSKMVIQAGLPEEEYVVKFIMKVNSEIEGAYIFSSGKNMGAFKGVGYPEDIGEFFRLDEYKGYIWTAHGRFPTNTPGWWGGAHPFTLLDISVVHNGEISSYGTNRRFLEMYGYKCTLQTDTEVMAYIFDYLMRRQGLPLDVVVAAMASPLWMEINRMDPEKRELVKAIRAVYGSLLVNGPFSILVGTNQGMIALNDRIKLRPSVAAIKGDFLYVASEESAIREICPKPDKVWAPRGGEPVIGLLENAQVNYNFAAGENERIAINS; encoded by the coding sequence ATGTTACGTGAGGGAGTTGTAAGGATACCATCAGGATGCGCCATTAGCGGCATGATGAATAAAAAAGGCAAATGTTTCTCCGGGGAAGATATCATTAAATCCATCGCTATCATGCATGACCGGTCCAACGGACTGGGAGGCGGGTTCGCCGGCTATGGTATTTACCCAGACTTTAAAGATGATTATGCTTTCCATTTCTTCTTTGATGACGATACTGTCAAAGAGACTGTGGAAACTTTGCTGAACAAGCAGTTTACCATTATTTTTGACGAACCTATTCCTACCCGTAAAATAAAGGCCATCAAGGATGCTCCCGTGATCTGGCGCTACTTTGTTCAGCCCAAGAGTAAAATGGTCATTCAAGCAGGTTTACCTGAAGAAGAATATGTGGTCAAGTTTATCATGAAGGTCAACAGTGAAATTGAAGGAGCCTATATCTTTTCCAGCGGTAAGAACATGGGAGCTTTCAAAGGTGTAGGTTATCCCGAGGATATCGGCGAGTTCTTCCGCCTCGATGAGTATAAAGGGTATATCTGGACGGCCCACGGCCGTTTCCCCACCAATACTCCCGGCTGGTGGGGAGGAGCTCATCCCTTTACCTTACTGGACATTTCCGTTGTCCATAACGGGGAAATCTCCTCTTATGGCACTAATAGACGTTTCCTGGAAATGTACGGCTATAAATGTACTTTACAGACAGATACAGAAGTAATGGCTTATATCTTCGACTATTTAATGAGAAGACAGGGGCTGCCCCTGGATGTGGTGGTGGCCGCCATGGCCAGTCCCCTCTGGATGGAAATTAACCGGATGGACCCCGAAAAGCGGGAACTGGTAAAGGCTATCAGGGCTGTTTACGGCAGCCTCCTGGTGAACGGGCCTTTCTCCATCCTGGTGGGCACTAACCAGGGCATGATTGCCTTGAATGACCGTATTAAACTGCGTCCCTCCGTGGCCGCCATCAAAGGCGATTTCCTCTATGTGGCCAGTGAAGAATCGGCCATCCGGGAAATCTGTCCCAAGCCCGATAA